In Macadamia integrifolia cultivar HAES 741 chromosome 5, SCU_Mint_v3, whole genome shotgun sequence, a single window of DNA contains:
- the LOC122079685 gene encoding receptor-like kinase TMK4 translates to MGEHKILFSPSLLIISSFAFFFCLFSPAVADDAAIIKKLAVSLQSTPSDWTGNSPCKWTGITCDKSNSVTSISLASQGLSGTLTSDLNQLTQLQTLALQNNNIIGSLPTLANLTNLQEVYLDSNNFTSIPSTFFTGLTNLQQFSISQNGNLEPWTIPADLADSSSLASFYASNAGVVGTIPDIFGSFPNLQSLRLSYNNLTGSLPKSFAGSGIQKLWLNNQDLGLSGTIDVIATMTQLSQVWLHQNAFTGSIPDLSKCTSLFDLQLRGNQFTGVIPTSLMSLSQLVNVSLENNKFQGPYPSFGKGVLATLGTTNNFCNSKPGPCAPQVTALLAVAGDFGYPMTLATSWAGNDPCQGWTFIACDAQQKNVTVVNFAKQHFTGTISTAFANLTSLRSLVLNDNNLSGPIPAALTNLNQLQTLDVSNNNLSGLVPVFPAGVTVKSAGNKFLGTNSTSGGDGGGGSPGSSPGSDSQTGGSNSTSAGAKSSSVSPGMVAGVVVAAVIFVVVAVVIYRCYDKKRKQKTGLVPLPQNEKEMGKNGAVGPANGYGGFGSELQSQSSDTSEVQVFDGGNVAISIQVLREVTNNFSEANILGRGGFGVVYKGVLHDGTQIAVKRMESGAMGTKGLNEFQAEIAVLTKVRHRHLVALLGFCVNGNERLLVYEYMPRGTLGQHLFDRNENGYPPLTWNQRVTIALDVARGVEYLHGLAQQSFIHRDLKPSNILIGDDMRAKVSDFGLVKNAPDGNYSVETRLAGTFGYLAPEYAATGRVTTKVDVYAYGVILMELITGRRALDETMPDDRSHLVTWFRRVLINKDNIGKAIDPSLDPDDETFGNICKVAELAGHCTAREPSQRPDMGHAVNILAPLVEQWKPSSQQGGDGCGIDLNLSLPQVLERWQADEGTSRIVGDSFFNRSISSRGSTQSSIPTKPSGFADTFHSTDGR, encoded by the exons ATGGGAGAACACAAGATTCTGTTCTCTCCTTCGCTTCTGATCATCTCTTCCTTCGCTTTCTTCTTCTGTCTCTTCTCTCCCGCCGTCGCAGACGACGCTGCAATCATTAAGAAACTCGCCGTTTCTCTCCAATCAACCCCTAGTGACTGGACAGGCAACAGCCCATGTAAATGGACAGGCATTACATGCGACAAGTCGAACAGTGTGACCTCCATTAGCCTCGCTTCCCAGGGTTTGTCTGGTACCCTTACTTCAGATCTCAATCAACTTACCCAGCTTCAAACCCTCGCTCTTCAGAACAACAATATCATCGGCTCCTTACCCACCCTTGCAAACCTCACAAATCTCCAGGAAGTTTACTTAGACAGCAATAACTTCACATCGATTCCTTCCACGTTCTTCACCGGGCTCACCAATTTGCAGCAATTTAGTATAAGCCAAAATGGCAACTTGGAGCCATGGACAATCCCTGCAGATCTCGCTGATTCTTCGAGTTTGGCCAGTTTTTATGCAAGCAACGCTGGTGTTGTGGGTACCATTCCAGATATTTTTGGGTCGTTTCCGAATTTGCAATCCCTACGGCTTTCCTACAACAATCTCACGGGCTCTCTACCCAAATCTTTCGCAGGAAGTGGGATTCAGAAACTTTGGCTTAACAATCAGGATCTGGGTTTGTCTGGGACGATTGATGTAATAGCAACAATGACGCAGCTCAGTCAGGTATGGCTTCATCAGAATGCATTTACCGGGTCGATTCCAGATCTTTCGAAATGTACGTCTCTGTTTGATCTTCAGCTTCGTGGCAATCAATTCACTGGGGTGATTCCCACTTCTTTGATGTCTCTGTCTCAATTGGTTAATGTTTCTTTGGAAAACAATAAGTTCCAAGGTCCTTATCCGAGTTTTGGTAAAGGAGTTCTGGCTACTCTTGGCACAACCAACAATTTCTGTAATTCAAAGCCAGGTCCTTGTGCACCTCAGGTAACGGCATTGCTTGCTGTTGCGGGAGACTTTGGTTACCCTATGACCTTAGCGACCTCTTGGGCAGGGAATGACCCTTGCCAAGGTTGGACTTTTATTGCCTGTGATGCGCAGCAGAAGAATGTTACAGTAGTTAACTTTGCAAAACAGCACTTCACAGGAACGATCTCAACTGCTTTTGCAAACCTTACTTCATTGAGGAGTTTGGTGTTGAATGACAATAATCTCAGCGGCCCGATACCGGCTGCTTTGACCAACTTGAATCAGCTCCAAACTCTTGATGTTTCCAACAACAACCTTTCTGGACTAGTTCCAGTTTTTCCTGCTGGTGTAACGGTGAAATCGGCAGGTAACAAGTTTCTAGGTACCAATTCAACTTCTGGTGGagatgggggaggaggaagtcCAGGATCCAGTCCAGGTTCGGATTCACAGACAGGAGGTAGCAACTCAACCTCCGCAGGCGCAAAGAGCTCCTCTGTTTCACCTGGTATGGTTGCTGGTGTAGTGGTTGCCGCTGTGATTTTTGTTGTTGTAGCTGTTGTCATCTACAGATGTTACGATAAGAAACGCAAACAGAAAACTGGGTTGGTCCCACTCCCTCAGAATGAGAAGGAAATGGGGAAGAATGGAGCAGTGGGCCCTGCAAATGGATATGGTGGGTTTGGAAGTGAATTACAAAGTCAGAGTAGTGATACTAGCGAAGTCCAGGTTTTTGATGGTGGTAATGTTGCTATTTCAATCCAAGTCCTCCGAGAGGTGACGAACAACTTTAGCGAAGCAAACATACTGGGTAGAGGAGGATTTGGAGTTGTCTACAAAGGAGTACTCCATGATGGGACACAAATTGCAGTGAAGAGGATGGAATCCGGTGCAATGGGCACAAAAGGGTTGAATGAATTTCAGGCAGAGATTGCAGTCCTTACGAAGGTTAGACACAGGCATCTAGTCGCTCTTCTGGGGTTCTGCGTTAATGGCAATGAGAGGCTTTTGGTATATGAGTATATGCCACGGGGGACTCTTGGGCAGCATTTATTTGATAGGAATGAAAATGGGTATCCTCCTCTCACATGGAATCAGAGGGTGACAATTGCACTAGATGTAGCCAGGGGAGTAGAGTATCTTCATGGCTTAGCACAGCAGAGTTTCATCCATAGAGATTTAAAGCCCTCGAATATACTTATTGGGGATGACATGAGGGCTAAGGTTTCTGATTTTGGTTTAGTTAAGAATGCCCCTGATGGGAATTACTCTGTTGAGACTCGATTGGCAGGAACATTTGGGTATCTTGCACCTGAATATGCTG CAACTGGGAGGGTGACCACTAAAGTTGATGTTTATGCATATGGTGTGATCTTAATGGAGCTGATCACGGGTAGAAGAGCACTGGATGAAACCATGCCAGATGATAGATCACATCTAGTGACATGGTTCCGTAGGGTCTTGATCAACAAGGACAACATTGGAAAAGCTATTGACCCTTCCCTTGACCCTGATGATGAGACCTTTGGGAACATTTGTAAGGTGGCAGAGCTTGCAGGTCATTGTACGGCTCGTGAGCCTTCTCAGAGGCCAGACATGGGCCATGCAGTGAACATCTTGGCTCCTCTTGTAGAACAGTGGAAACCTAGTTCCCAGCAAGGAGGAGATGGTTGTGGCATTGACCTCAACTTAAGCCTACCTCAAGTGCTAGAGAGATGGCAAGCTGACGAAGGCACCTCCAGAATTGTTGGTGATTCCTTCTTTAACAGAAGCATATCGAGTCGTGGGAGCACCCAATCTAGCATTCCTACAAAACCTTCTGGTTTCGCTGACACATTCCATTCAACGGATGGCCGATGA